The following nucleotide sequence is from Natronosalvus caseinilyticus.
TGCATCGAGCCCTCGACCTCGGCGATCCGCCGGTCGTGGGCCTCGAGTCGGGCTTCGAACTGCGTGACGTCCTCGTCGAGTGCGGCGACTTCGGCGATGTCGTCGAACGGCCGTTCGTCCTCGAGCAACACCCGTTCCACACCGGCCAGTCGTCGCTCGAGTCGCTCGGTGTCGGTCATGCCGCCGTTGGTCCGGGTATCGTACTTAAACTCTTGGCCTCGAAACGACTCACCGTCAATAATATAAACGGTGTAGTTGAATACTATAAAATTTGTACTATATCGCTCGCGCGAGGACTGTCCCCGCCGTGGGGCGTCTCCCGACGACGAACCTGTGCGACGTGTATCGTCTCCGTCGCGTCGTCAATCACGACGACCTCTCCCGGTCGCTCGGGTAGCCGATCGGCCAGCGGTCCGCTCACGTACGCCGGCCGGGCCGTCTCGAGCGCCTCGAGGTCGGCCCTCGCCGTCAGTCGATGGGAGACGACGATGTCGGACTGGGAGATGCCCACGGCAGGAACGGCGCTCGGGCGCTGGGTGGCCGCCACGAGACTGACGCCGGGGGCTCGACCGCGTGTGAGGATGGTTTCGAGAGCGGGCCGGGCGACGCCGTCGAAGAACGTGTGGGCCTCGTCGAGCAGCAGCCAGGGCAAGCGATCGATCGCGCCGTCGACCCGGGCCCGGTAGAGCGCCTCGGCGACGCCCCTGGCCACGGCGTTCATCGGCGCGTCGGCCAGCCCGGAGACGTCGAGAACGGTCGCGTCCGGTCCCGCCAGATCAGCGGCAGTGAGTCCATCTGGATCGAAGACGCCCCAGGCGTCGGCGAGTTCGAGGTGGTTGCTCGCTGCCCGCTTGTCGGCCCGCGGCGCGTCCGCGGCTTCGATCCGCTCGGCCATCGCCTCGAGCGTCGACTCACGCTGGGCCGCTCGCCAGAGGAGGCTGCCGGCGCCGCTTT
It contains:
- a CDS encoding ATP-binding protein, with product MTFVIGRGDGNHGDGNHGDDGDNGDNSDDDTGSRPTANFGTYRARDGSAGAALFLDLDGPHAVSIVGKRGYGKSYTLGVVAEELARARGVSPVVVDPMGVFGSLADPADGAPVPATVVDRPTVDPSSLNPKSWCALVGLSPESGAGSLLWRAAQRESTLEAMAERIEAADAPRADKRAASNHLELADAWGVFDPDGLTAADLAGPDATVLDVSGLADAPMNAVARGVAEALYRARVDGAIDRLPWLLLDEAHTFFDGVARPALETILTRGRAPGVSLVAATQRPSAVPAVGISQSDIVVSHRLTARADLEALETARPAYVSGPLADRLPERPGEVVVIDDATETIHVAQVRRRETPHGGDSPRASDIVQIL